In Desulfuromonas sp., the sequence GCGCAGCACGATCCTCCAGGTCGGGGCGTGCAGGGCGCCCGGAACGTGCCCCGACCTGAATTCGAACCCGCTTCTTACGTCGACCACGGTGGGCGGCTGCTTCGATTTGATCCTTTTCGCCAGATCTTTCGCCTTCATGGGCACTCCTTAGCGAAATCAATATCCAAAGAGAAGGAAAGAAAAACCCGTCCTTCTTTAACGCATAGAAACCGCGACGCAAAAGGAAAACCGCTATCCGTAAAACGTTTTCCGGTTATGCACTTCGCTCAAGTTGAATGCAAAGCTACAACAGAAGCTTGTCATCTGCCAGGACAACCTGGGCAACTAGAATCAAGATCGGCCTCTCGCCCGTTCGCGTTCGCTCACTCAAGCCGCCAAGCCGCAAAGGAAAGGATTGCCCCCCTCCCCGCCGCCTTCACTCGTTCCCGCCCGGCCACCCGGCGGGGTCCTGCCGATAGTAGCCTTCCAGCTGGCCGTAGAGCTGCGGGTGCTTCTTCTTCAGCTGCCCCGGGTTCTCGAAAAAAGTTTCCGTGGCCACGGCGAAAAATTCGGCCGGATTGGTCGCGCCGTAATGATCGAGCAGGCTCTTGCGCCCCCCCTTCCGGCGCTGCTGGAGACGCTCGAACTCGTCGCCGAGAATCCGCGCCCAGGGGGAGTAATGGGAGCGGTCGGCCAGGATCGGCGCACCGTCGGTGCGGCCGTCCTCGCTGTCGAGCTGGTGGGCGAACTCGTGGAAAACCACGTTGTGCCCGTCGACCGGGTTCACGGCGCCGCGGCGCACGCTGTCCCAGGCGAGCACGACGGTGCCGTGGGACCACGATTCGCCGAGCCGCACGTCCTGGCGGCGGTGGACGACCCCGCTGCCGTCGGCGACGTCCCGGGAGGCCCGGTAGGGGGAGGGATAGATCAGGATGGAGCGGAGTTCGGGATAATAGTCCGTCTTGCGGTGCAGCAGCAGCACGCAGGCCTGGGCGGCGACCGTCACGCGGATCTCGTCGTCCAGCTGCAGCCCGCCGCACCCTTCGAACTCCTTTTCGTCCAAAAAGACCCGGATGTGCCCGTGCAGCTCGGCGCGGTCGCTCTCCGGCAGCCGGGCGTAAAAGCCGAGGTTGCGGCGAAGGGTCTCGATCCATACTGGCCGCAGCGGCCTGCCGCGCAGCTTCCGGCGGCGCCGGCCCTTGAAGAAAAACATGAGGGTCCTGTCCGGTCAAAGGGGTGAACAGGTTATTTAACATGGCCGGGCAGGGAGGACAAGGCAATGGGAGTAGATCCCCTCCCGGTGTCCCCCTTGAACAAGGCGGCAGATGATGCTATGTAGGTGTTCCGCTTCTCGAACGAAGGGACAGGGGCGCGGGCCAATCCCGTTCGATCGTTTCCGATGACATTTCCGACTCCGGTGGAATCACCCCAGGGAGGTCTTGATGAAGAACGCACCATCGATCAGCACCAGCACCAGGCTCTGCGCCGTGATCGGCAACCCGATCGCGCACAGCCTTTCACCGGCCATCCACAACGCCGCCTTCGCGGAACGGGGCCTCGACTATGTTTATCTGGCCTTCCCGGTCGAAGACGTGGGGAGCGTCCTGGCGGGGATGCGGGCAATCGGGAATTTCCGCGGCATGAGCGTCACCATCCCCCACAAGACCGAGGTCATGAAGCATGTGGACGAGATCGCCGAGGTCGACCGCCACATCGGCGCGATCAACACGGTGGTCAACGAGGGGGGCAGGCTGGTCGGATTCGGCACCGACGGGCCGGGCGCGCTGAAGGCCTTCGTCGACGCCGGGGTGGAACTGGGCGGCAAAAACGTCCTCATGCTCGGCTCGGGCGGGGCGGCGCGGGCAATCGCCTTCACCCTCGCCCGGCAGGCCGGCCCGGCACAGCTCGCGATCCTCGACGTCAACGAGCCGATGCTCGGCCAGCTGGCGGCCGACCTGCAGGCTGGGACGGACGCCGCGATCGCGCCGGACCTGCTGACCGAGGCGTCCCTCGCCGCGGCGATGGAGCGCGCCGACGTCGTCATCCACTGCACGCCGATCGGCATGCACCCCCACGAAGACGCCTCCCTCGTCCCGGCGGAACTCTTCCGGCCGGAGCAGGTCCTCTTCGACATCGTCTACACCCCCCTGGAGACGAAACTGCTCTCCGGGGCCCGCTCCCGGGGGGCGCAGGTCATCCACGGAGTGGAGATGTTCGTCAACCAGGCCGCCCTGCAGTTCGAACGCTTCACCGGCGAGGAGGCACCGGTCGAAGTCATGCGCCGCGTCGTCATGGAGCATCTGAAAAAATGAACATCGTACTGATCGGATATCGCGGCACCGGCAAGAGCGCCGCCGGGCATCTCGTCGCCGCACGGCTCGGGATGCCCTGCATCGGCCTCGATGCCGAGATCGTCAAGAAGGCGGGGATGTCGATTCCGGAGATCGTGGAGCTGAAAGGCTGGACGGCGTTCCGCGACATCGAGTCGGAGCGGGTCCGGGAATTCGCCGGGCGGGACAACGTCGTCATCGACGCCGGGGGCGGGATCATCGAGCGGCCTGAAAACACCGAGGCGCTGCAGGGCAGCTCCCGCATCTTCTGGCTGAAGGCCTCCGTCGAAACGATCGTCGCACGGATCGAGGGGGACACGGAGCGCCCCTCCCTGACCGCCGGCAAGACGTTCACCGAAGAGGTGACCGAGGTTCTGGAGAGGCGCACACCGCTGTACAAGGCCGCCGCCCAGCACGCCATCGACACCGACGGCCTGACCCCGGAGCAGGTCGCGGACCGGATCGTCGCGCTCTGGCGGAAGGGCTGACGAAAAGGTTTTATCCCCGGTGATGACAGGGAAGGTGACCGAAGGGTCGAATTTGCATTGAAAAGAAGAAGGGGCGGGCCCGGTCGGGTCAGCCCCTTCTTCTTTTTCGGTCGTTGCGGCACCTCCCGATTGTTTATTGGGAGCGCAACCCGGCTTCGGCCACATACAGGGCGACATTGTGCTCGGCCAGGCTCCCGGCGATCTCTTCCGGCGGTTGCCGGTCGGTAAAGAGCGCATCGATTTGCGACAGGTGGCCGAGCCGCACCAGGGCGTTCCGGCCGAACTTGGTGTGGTCGGCGGTCAGAAAGACCTTCCGCGAGTTTTCAATGATCGCCTGGGCGACGCGCACTTCGTGGTAGTCGAATTCGAGCAGGGTGCCGTCACTGTCGATGGCGGAAATGCCGAGGATGCCGAAATCGACCTTGAACTGCCGGATGAAGTCGATGGTCGCCTCGCCGGTGATGCCGCGGTAACGGTGACGGACCACCCCGCCGGCGATGATCACCTCGCAGGTCGGGTTGCCGCTCAGGATGGTGGCGACATTGAGGTCGTTGGTGATGACGCGGAGCCCCTCGTGGTCCCGCAGGGCCCTGGCGACCTCCTCGGTCGAGGTCCCGATGTCGATAAAGACCGAGGCCCGGTCGGGGATCTGGCCGGCGACCTGCCTGGCGATGCGCTGCTTCTCCTCGAGCAGCAGCACCTTGCGGGTCTCGTAGGCGACGTTCTCGACGCTCGAAGAGAGTCCGACCCCACCGTGGAAGCGGCGGACCAGCCCCTGGCTGCAAAGCTCGTTGATATCGCGACGAATGGTCTGGGGCGTCACGTCGAAGTTCTGCGCCAAAGCCTCCACGGCGGCAAACCCCTGCTGCCGGACCATTTCAACGATCTGCTTCTGTCTCTGACTGAGCCCCTTCCCCGCTTTCTTCTCCGCCATCATCCCCTCGTTCGGTTAAGCAATGTTGCATTGCGCAAATGATCCATCCCCAACGATACCGGCAGCAAATTAACATATTCGAACAGGAATGCACAGACTGTTGCCCCAAAAAATGTTTCAACATGAAAACAAGGTTTCACTTGCCTTCCCCCGGGATCGGACCGTCCCCCCATGTCCGCCCCCCAACCCAAGGGCCTGATTCAGGACGGGTATAGACGCTTTTCAACCTTTGATCGCTGGCCGGGCAGCCCCCACCCCTCCCCGAGCCTGCAACCATTTCCGTCAAAAATGAACATTTTCCTTTCTAAAGCAAAAAAATCGCTGCATCAATGTTCGCTTTGCATCAAATTTGTGTTGCATGAAACAAATGCGCCATGATAATGTTCGATTTAGAACTTAGTTTGTCGCCCGCCGGCACCCTGAGAAAGAGGAAGGCGCCGACAAACCCACCATCATCGGGCCGACGCACAAGGCAAGGCCACACTCCAGGCTTCAGCAAAGAAGGAGAACACCATGAGCATCTTTCTGGGCGAACTTATCGGAACCATGATCCTGATTCTGCTGGGCGGCGGGGTTGTCGCCAACGTGGTCCTGGAGAAATCCAAGGGGCAGAACTCCGGCTGGATCGTGATCAGCGCCGGGTGGGGCTTCGGGGTGGCGATTGCCGTCTATGTCGCCGGCTGGGTCAGCGGCGCCCACATCAACCCGGCGGTCACGATCGGGTTCCTGGCGCTGGGCAAAGTCGCCCTCGCGGACGCCCTGGTCTACTTTGCCGGTCAGTTCGCCGGCGCGTTCCTCGGCGCCGTCCTGGTCTGGCTGGCCTACCTCCCCCACTGGGAAAAGACAGAGGATGCCGACCTCAAGCTGGCCGTCTTCTGCACCGGACCGGCGATCCGCCACACCTTCGGCAACCTGCTCTGCGAAGCTATCGGCACCGCCATGCTGATGGTGGGGGTCCTGGGGATTTTCCACGCCAACAACGGCATCGGCAGCGGCTTCGGCCCCTATGCTGTCGGCATCCTGGTCTTCAGCCTCGGCCTCTCCCTCGGCGGGCCGACCGGCTACGCCATCAATCCCGCCCGCGACCTCGGGCCGCGCATCGCACACGCCCTCCTCCCCATCCCCGGCAAGCGCGACTCGAACTGGAGCTACGCCTGGATCCCGGTGGTCGGCCCCGTCATCGGCGCCGTGCTCGGAGCCTTTCTGTACCAGGGAGTCCTCGGAAGCCTTTAAAATTATGGCCTCCAGAGCATTTTCGACAAGAACCAAAGGAGAAAAACCATGGCCAAGTACGTCGCTGCCATCGACCAGGGAACCACCAGCACCCGCTGCATGCTCTTCAACCACGCCGGCGAACCCGTTTCGAGCTGCCAGATGGAACACAAGCAGATCTACCCCCAGCCGGGGTGGGTCGAGCACAACGCCGTCGAAATATGGTCCCGCACCAAGGACGTGATCCACGCCGCGATGGAAAAGGCCGGCCTGGTGGCAGCGGACATCGCCGCCGTCGGCATCACCAACCAGCGGGAGACGGCGGTGGTCTGGGACCGGAGAACAGGCCAGCCCTACCACAACGCCATCGTCTGGCAGGACACCCGCACCGACGCCATCTGTGGTCTGCTCGCCGGCGACGGGGGACAGGACCGTTTCCGCGCCAAGACCGGCCTCCCCCTGGCGACCTACTTCTCCGGCCCCAAGATCAAGTGGCTCCTCGACAACGTGGAGGGGCTGCGCGAGGCCGCCGAGAGGGGCGACGCCCTCTTCGGCAACATGGACACCTGGATCATCTGGAAGCTGACCGGCGGCATCAACGGCGGCGCCCACGTCACCGACGTCACCAACGCCTCGCGGACCATGCTGATGAATCTCGACGGCACCACATGGGATGACGAGATCATCG encodes:
- a CDS encoding DeoR/GlpR family transcriptional regulator, whose protein sequence is MAEKKAGKGLSQRQKQIVEMVRQQGFAAVEALAQNFDVTPQTIRRDINELCSQGLVRRFHGGVGLSSSVENVAYETRKVLLLEEKQRIARQVAGQIPDRASVFIDIGTSTEEVARALRDHEGLRVITNDLNVATILSGNPTCEVIIAGGVVRHRYRGITGEATIDFIRQFKVDFGILGISAIDSDGTLLEFDYHEVRVAQAIIENSRKVFLTADHTKFGRNALVRLGHLSQIDALFTDRQPPEEIAGSLAEHNVALYVAEAGLRSQ
- a CDS encoding M90 family metallopeptidase, with product MFFFKGRRRRKLRGRPLRPVWIETLRRNLGFYARLPESDRAELHGHIRVFLDEKEFEGCGGLQLDDEIRVTVAAQACVLLLHRKTDYYPELRSILIYPSPYRASRDVADGSGVVHRRQDVRLGESWSHGTVVLAWDSVRRGAVNPVDGHNVVFHEFAHQLDSEDGRTDGAPILADRSHYSPWARILGDEFERLQQRRKGGRKSLLDHYGATNPAEFFAVATETFFENPGQLKKKHPQLYGQLEGYYRQDPAGWPGGNE
- a CDS encoding rhodanese-like domain-containing protein, with product MKAKDLAKRIKSKQPPTVVDVRSGFEFRSGHVPGALHAPTWRIVLR
- a CDS encoding MIP/aquaporin family protein, with translation MSIFLGELIGTMILILLGGGVVANVVLEKSKGQNSGWIVISAGWGFGVAIAVYVAGWVSGAHINPAVTIGFLALGKVALADALVYFAGQFAGAFLGAVLVWLAYLPHWEKTEDADLKLAVFCTGPAIRHTFGNLLCEAIGTAMLMVGVLGIFHANNGIGSGFGPYAVGILVFSLGLSLGGPTGYAINPARDLGPRIAHALLPIPGKRDSNWSYAWIPVVGPVIGAVLGAFLYQGVLGSL
- a CDS encoding shikimate dehydrogenase, giving the protein MKNAPSISTSTRLCAVIGNPIAHSLSPAIHNAAFAERGLDYVYLAFPVEDVGSVLAGMRAIGNFRGMSVTIPHKTEVMKHVDEIAEVDRHIGAINTVVNEGGRLVGFGTDGPGALKAFVDAGVELGGKNVLMLGSGGAARAIAFTLARQAGPAQLAILDVNEPMLGQLAADLQAGTDAAIAPDLLTEASLAAAMERADVVIHCTPIGMHPHEDASLVPAELFRPEQVLFDIVYTPLETKLLSGARSRGAQVIHGVEMFVNQAALQFERFTGEEAPVEVMRRVVMEHLKK
- a CDS encoding shikimate kinase: MNIVLIGYRGTGKSAAGHLVAARLGMPCIGLDAEIVKKAGMSIPEIVELKGWTAFRDIESERVREFAGRDNVVIDAGGGIIERPENTEALQGSSRIFWLKASVETIVARIEGDTERPSLTAGKTFTEEVTEVLERRTPLYKAAAQHAIDTDGLTPEQVADRIVALWRKG